Part of the Halalkalibacter krulwichiae genome is shown below.
ATTGGTTCGCCATAACCCGCACTTGCGAACTCCTTTGCCCCTTTTTGTTGACAAAGCTGGAGTTTTTCAACCTGTTCAATCATTCGTTGGAAATACTTTTGTTCTAATTCCCTTATGGTAGGATCATGAGCATCAAGTAGTAACAATCCCTCTTTACCAAAAAGCCAATTCATAAAATGCTTAAAAAAGTCCGTAATCGTTTCAGCTTTGTTTAGAAACTCAATTGCCTTTTCAGAAAGCGATTTTGTATGAATTGTTTCTGGCAAAGATTCAAAGACCGTTGTTAACCACTTCTCCATTTCAACTTTATTCAGAGGTATATTTGAAGCAGAGTTAGACGAAGTATCGTTGTATAGATGTTTTTTCCAACGATTATTCTTTTCAATATACACGTATCGAATTTCATCTAAATCATGGTCTTCTCCTGCTATCCAAAAGATCGGTACGACTGGAATGCCTAATTCATTCTCTTTCTGTTTCGCTAAATGAATGATAGAAATTGCTTTGTAGACCGTATATAAAGGTCCTGTTAACAATCCTGCTTGTTGTCCCCCAACAACAACGACAGAATTAGGCTGACGAAGCTTCTCAATCTGCATTTTTGCTTCAGTTGTAAACAACAAAGGTTCGTGAATGCTCGAGAAATAATCCGCCAGCTCAGCTCTTTGAAACGAACGACTTAATAAATCATCCAGCCTATTCTCATACATTCCCTTATCTGATAGTGAATAATCAAAGAACTGCGCTGCTTGATGATGTCCATTTATATAATCATTAAGAAAACCTTGTCTATTACTAACGTCTATTTCAATAACTTCCATATGTATTGACGTCCCTTCATCATTCTAAATTCTTCTTTAATCATAGCAAAGAATGGTTTAAGGACCAAGTACAACGCATCATTATATAATCAAAATTCTGTATAGTAATCCAAAACCACATAACAATAGATATAGAATAAAAAAAAGCAAAAAATTAAAACGCCAAATTCCCCTAAATAGTTTACCAATATGAATATCTCCTGATAATTTCCAATGAATCCAAGTGAAAATCAATGCAATAAAAAAGAACAATGCAAGTATAATCCACAAGAAAGATTTTGCCCATAATTCTAACATGATAAAATAGACAGCAATCATAAATAATACAGTTGTCCAGTCCGATGCGCGCCGGATTGATTTTTTTTTGTTTTTCGAGATCTTCACATTTGCAATATATATTACATACCAACCTAAAAGCGGAATGGTTACAATCGTAGCAATTACCCAAGCTAGTAAATCACCCAAATTTATTCCCCCTTCCCTTCCTTTGCTTGAATCGCCTGAAAAAGAAAAGGCAAAATTGATAACTCCACCTTACTCTCTTGAGCTCTTCTAATTAAATAGCCAATTATACTATCAACTTCTGTTTTTCGATTATTTGTTACATCTATAAACATAGAAGATTTATTATTGGCTGTTTTCTCACATACTTCGAGAACATAGTTCCAATGCTGAGTCGTATCCTCAACATTTAAGGCAACCATCACTTCGTTAAAAACCATTTTCAGCATAGAATAACAGTTTTTGTTGGCAATTAATGCACCGTTTTTAACTTCCATTAAACTTGTTAATGAATTTATACAGGCATTAACTACAAGTTTCTTTTGTAATAACTCTTCCCAGCTGCTTTCATGCTGTACGGCAAAGTACGAAGGAAAACAATATTCAAAAAAGTTTTCAATTATTAGTGTTCCTTTTTGAACATAAGACCACCTTATAGCCCCTATTCCAGTATGATGAACCGTGAAATCATTCTTTCTTATTGCACCATGTTCAACGACTGCAACAGCAATTTCAGCCACTTCTAATTTAGGAAAATACTCAATATGTCCCATTCCGTTTTGCATAAACAAAATCGAATTGACTTTCACGTTTCGTTCACTTAATTGCTTCAAAACATCTTCCACTTGGTAAGATTTCACTGTTAATATGAGCAAATCAATTTCTCTATCTACAGAGATGGAATCTACCCTTGTCGCACGTATATTTTTCGATATTGCTTCTTCAGAACCTCTAATTATTTTAATGCCATTTTCATTTATTAAATCTGTCTGTCCCTGACGGTTAGTAAAAACAGAAATCGGTTGATTTTTTATGGTTGATAAATAATATGTAACTAACATTCCAATTGAACCAGAACCTATTATGGCAACCTCCATACTAGCACTCCTTTTTTAGAAAATTGTACCACACATTTTTTTCAAACTAACGTTATTTTATTTTCAGATTATTTTTACTTTTAATTTCAAAGAAACTTTTTTGTTTATTTTAAACGCTTTCAAGGGAATATGTAGTAAAATATGATTGAGGAATGCTCTTTGAAAGGAGATAGTATAATGCAAAAGCATGAAGTAAAACGCCTTCTCGTCAATTATAAAACACTAGAAGAATTCAAGAACTTCCGTGAATTTGGAGCTGCTGAGCTTTCTATGAAAGGCGATTTAGAAGATAATATCATTGAGGATAATAGTGAATCCCCATTTTACGGGATTTACTACGGGAAGAAGCTCGTAGCTAGAATGAGCCTCTATCGTATTGAAGGAAAATACGACCGCTATTTCGATCCTCCACAAGATTATTTGGAGCTTTGGAAACTAGAAGTTCTTGAGCCTTATAGAGGTCAAGGATATGGAGCTGCTTTAGTTAATTTTGCAAAATCACTTAAGCTTCCAATTAAAACAAACGGTCGCCAAGGTTCTAGCGATTTCTGGACCCATATGGGCTTTGAAGCGTCAACCTATCAAGAATCAAGAGACCGCGGTGAAAGTCCTTTTGTTTGGTATCCTCCTGGTGTACATGAGCAAAATAGCGAAGAAAATATTTAAGACAACAAAACAGATGACGATTTCGGTCATCTGTTTTCTTTGTTTACGTTTCTTGCGACGTTTCATATAATGAAAGCTTCCTTGCACGATCCATGATCGATAAGAGAGCTTTATAATCCTCCGTCATCACCTTTTTCTCTTCTTTAACCCTTTCTAGCTCTTTTTGCAATTGAACATTTTCACTCTTCAATTGTTCTATTTCTTCTTTGGAAACACGCTCTTTCATACTTTCATGATATTCTCCTAAAAAAGAAATAACCGCTTCCATCGTTAGCGTAGGGGGAACGAGTCGTTCAATATCATCACTTTCTTTTACTTGTAAGACAACCTTTTCAACCGGTTCTGTAATTTCTCGACTCGTCTCTTCCTCCCATTCATTTTGTTCAGTAACTTTCTTATTTTTTGTTCTTTGTTTTTTAGCTAGAGCAATGGCTGATTCATATTTTTTTCTAATAGTAGAGTTCCATCTAAAGCCACATGCGGCACTCGTTCTTGAAAGACGGTCCCCCACTTCCTCAAATGCTGATAATTGGGTACTTCCTTCTCTAATATGTCTTAATACAACCTCTGCTAAAACGAGGTCTTCATCAGTACTCCACGCATCTTGACGGATTGTTGTCATAGTTTCCCTCCTCAAAATTTTTATTTGCTTATACGTATGCATCTACTAGAGTTAAAAGACTTAATATTTAGTAAAAAAAGACGAATCTCTTGTTTATTTTTCGATAGAATTACACTAGTAATTCATTATTACCTGATTTTCTCACAAATATTCACAATTAAAAAAAGATGAATCTCAAAAGAAAGAGTTCATCTTACAATTATTTTCCGGTCAAGAAACCCTTAACCGCTTCATGATGCTCCTTGGTTGCCCATAATGATGAGCATTCATCAATTTCCTTCTTAATATTCTTTTGAATCCTTACTTGATCAAATTGGTCTAATAGCCTTTGTTTATATGCATGGAGAACATTCTCGTTTTGCCTTAATATTGGAGAAAGCCATTCTAATACACCCATTCTCAGAGGCTCCGTTATTATTGCTTGCACTAAATTCGATTGTGTTAATTCCTGGACAGGATAAATACGAGCTGACGCTAACATCTCCAAAGCATAAGATGGCTGAATTCTATGTAATAAAATCGTACCACCACCCCAACCTGTTGTAATACCAAGTTTCCCTTGAATAAAGCCCATTTTGGCGTGAGGTACAGCTACTCGAAAATCACATGCAACAGCAAGTTCACTCCCACCACCTACCGCTGTCCCATTCAAAGCTGCAACGGTTATTTTCGGAAAAAACATAATTCGCTCCAATAGTTGTCCCATTTTAAAAAGCATATCAGCCGCTTGTTCTTTTGTATGTAAATGCTGAAAACTAGTTAAGTCACCACCTGAACAAAAAGCTCGATCGCCTGCTCCTGTAATAATTACAACTCTACTATCATCCTTTTCAACATTATCTAATGCTTGATGAATCTCAGCCATCACATCTAAATTTAGAGCATTTCTTATCGGCTCCCGGTTAATTTGAATCCATGTTACTTTGTTTGGATCTCTTTCAACAATGATATGCTCCATCGTCCGCCCATCCTTTTTCTTTTTTATTCGACCAACCTATTATACGTGACTATCATTTTACTATATGTATCATTATTTAACTAACAAAAAAGACGAAGAGGTACTCTTCGTCTCATTAGTCGTATCTAATTACTTGCTAACTACGTCTTGGCCTTTGTATGTGCCACACTCTTTACAAACACGGTGTGCTAATTTCATTTCTCCACACTCAGGACATTTAACCATACCAGGTACTGCTAACTTGTAGTGAGTACGACGCTTATTTTTGCGAGTTTTAGATGTTCTTCTAAAAGGTACTGCCATCATTCCCACCTCCTTAAAAATCTAATCAACCCAACCTTTTCTAGTTGGTTATATGAAATGAAGGCCCGAACGTGTTGCCGGTGCTTCGACTTTCCTATTCCTTTTCAAAAAACTTTGCTAAATCGGCTAATCTTGGATCAATCCGATTCTTTTGCTCATTATGCTTAAAAAGTTCCCAGTCTTTACCAGATTTTGGCGCAGGTCCTTCTACTCCCTCTTCAGCAAATACTTGAATTGGAACTTCTAGTAAAATAAGCTCCTCAATAGCTGGAATTAAATCTATCATTTCCCCTTCAAAGAAATGAATATCATCTTGCTCAACAGAAGTCGTTACATATTCATCAGCAGGATGAAAATGAACAGATTCCTGAAGATCAATCGAAAAACGTACATCCGCTAATGTTCTTGCACAAGGAAGAATTAATTCACCTTTAACATCGAGTAAAAACGTAATCAAGGATCCAGAATATACAACTTCTCCTTTTACATGAACAGGATAGACAGATCTTATTTCTGGATTTAACTTCTTTAAGTTAGAAAGCTCAATCGTTTCTTCAAATGTAAATGGTTTATGCTTGGCAATCGCTAATTGCTGTAATGACCATTTCATTGCAGATCACCTCTAAGACAACAAAATTAAGTATATCTCTACATATTTGGAATGTCAACCTTTTTTCTTTACACTAGAAAGACAAATCAAAAAGAGAAATCGAATACTTGTTTAAAGCATGAGATTTATTGTAGCATGACAGGAAAGAAGAGTAAAGAACTCGAACTTAACTTACAATGTAACTTTTAATACAGAAAAGGTGATAATCTTGAAAGCAGTAGGAATTGTTGTTGAATATAACCCATTTCATAACGGTCACTTATACCAAGTTGAACAAGCCAAACAAGCAACTCATGCGGATGTAGTAATCGCTATCATGAGTGCGTCATTTTTACAGCGAGGTGAACCCGCCATTGTTTCAAAGTGGTTTAGAACAGAGATGGCTTTATCTAGAGGCGTTGACATCGTACTAGAACTCCCCTATATATATTCTACCCAAAAAGCAGAAACGTTTGCGAATGGAGCTATAGCAATTTTAAAAGAAGTTGGAGTAGAGTATATTAATTTTGGAAGCGAATCTGGTGACGTTGATTCCTTCAATCAGCTAAGCGATTTTATGCATGAGCATAAAGATGAATTTGATCAACTTGTAAAAAAACACATAAAAAAAGGATATAGTTATCCACGAGCAACCACTGCAGCTTTCCAAGACTTGCATCCTGCTTCTAATATGTTATCTTTAACCGAGCCAAACAATATTCTTGGGTTTCATTATATAAAAGCCATTCGTGACCAACATGCTTCTATTAAGGCAACCACTACTTTACGGAAGCAAGCCCAGTATCACGATGCCTTTGTAACCGGTCATGCCATTGCCAGTGCAACAAGCATTCGTAAAGCATTAATGGACAAGGATATAAACGAAATTAGTCATGTCATGCCTGAAGAAACCTTTTCTCTCTTAAATGAATATCAACGTTCCTATCAGTTACTCCATACATGGGAGCATTATTTTAACATGCTTCAATACAAAATTCTTTCTACACCTTTAACGGAGTTACGTTCCATATATGAATGTGAAGAAGGACTTGAATACCGAATGAAAGATCTTATTAAAGACTCAATGTCCTTTACAGAATTGATGGAACGATTTAAGACAAAACGGTATACATGGACTCGTCTTCAACGTCTTTTAACACATATTTTAACCAATACGACAAAAACAGAAATGGAAGAAGCTTGCTCTACATATAAGCCACCTTATATTCGCCTGCTAGGCATGACACAAAATGGACGATCATATTTAAATAAAACAAAAAGCGATCGGGAGGTACCTATTATAACCAAGTTTAGTAAAGCATCAGGAATTCAAAAACAAATTGAAGAGCGGGTTACCAACATTTATCTTAGCCCATTAAAAAAAGAGCATTTCATTAAGGAAATGAAGCAAGAATTTAGCCGTTCACCTATTATTCTTAACCATTAACCGTATACTCTAAAAACCCACAAAAAATCTACGAGACATTTTTGTGGGTTATATTATAAACACTCAAAGAGATTCACTCTGCAGGTTAATTTTTTGGAGGCAATGACTGTAAAAATGCTAATGCTTCATCAAAATGATCAATTGGAATGACTTTCATTGAAGTACCAATATCCTCAGCTGCCTCTATCGCTTCCTGATAATTTGAATTAGCTACTCCCCCCTCATTTGGAGCGAAAAAAAAGTCAGCTCCTGCTCGATCAGCAGCTACAACTTTTTGATTGGCCCCTCCAATTCGCCCAACTGTTCCTTCTTCATTTATCGTACCTGTCCCTGCTACTTCATACCCTTTAGTAATATCTTCTTCCGTTAATTGGTTGTAAATTTCTAATGAGAACATGAGCCCAGCTGAAGGGCCACCTATTTGACTAGTATCTATTGTTACATTCGGCTCAAAGGTGACATCACGATCTGTGATAGGCGCCTGAATTCCAATACCAACTCGATCATTCGGCACATTCATTTCTTCTGGAAACTTGGAGAATCCTAGTTCAACGCTCTCCATTTGATTGTCTCTCATGACCGTTAATTCAACCGTATCACTTAGATTCATTCCTTGTAACAAGTCAATCAATTGCTCTGAAGTTAGAACTTCAATGCCGTTCACACCGATAATATGATCACCTGGTTTTAAAAGACCATATGCCGGCATTCCCTTAATAAGAGACGTAACTCGAACACCTTTATAATCATATTCAATTGTTTTACCAGCTTTTTCATAAGCGTTAATTTTCGCAATCACTTGCGATCCATCCATTGCCATCAGTTGACGGTGTTGATACTCTTCATCTGTTTCTCCTTCATAACGGATTTGCTCTTCCGGATAAAGAAGACGATAAGGACTCAATTGAGCCCATGCATAAAAGAAGAGATTAGCCTTGCCCATTTGGACAGTCGTAAGCATAAAAGATCCCTCTTCTTCCTTAAATCCCCCTTCTACATTAATTACATCATCCAACACTTTCGCACCACCAGGTTGGGAATAATAATAAGGGAGCTGATAAAAATGTAGAAAAAGAAAGGCTAAAATAAGAAAGATCCAGCGCTTCTTAATCATTGATGTCATTTTTGTTCTCCTTCCAGTTTGCAATGCAACTTTTTATCTCTTTCATTTTTTCCATTGTTGCTTCTTCTCCACGACGAATTAAACCATCTACTTCCGTAAAATCAAGTGAGCTTGATTGTTTAACAATGGGTCGAATCATAACGGAACTGTCAAATTCCGTGACACGTATCATTTCTCTTGCCATAATATCCATGCTTTGCATAATGACATCGAAAATAGTATGTAGTTCTGGTTCTGTCCGAAAATAGGAAACATCGACAGCAATCGTTATATCCGCTCCCATTTCTCTTACGACTGAGACTGGTACTCGGTCTATTACTCCACCATCAACTAATAGACGATCACCGACCTTTTCAGGCACAAAAATACCTGGAATTGCAATACTTGCTCGAACAGCTGTTGCAACATCCCCACTTTGTAGGACAACTCTTTCTCCATTTTTTATATCGGTTGCAACAACCGCTACTGGAGGAGACAATTCTTCTAGCTTTTTATCTTTGGCTAGCATACGAATAACTTCTTTTGCTTTTTGGCCTGCAACAAAACCAAGCTTAGGAACAATAAAATCAACAAAATACTTTCTGCGAAATAGCGTTGCAAATCTCTCTAAATGCTCAGGCTTTTGTCCAACTCCATATAAACTGCCTACTAGCGCGCCCATGCTGCTACCAGCGATATAATCGACCGGAATATTTTCTTTCTCTAAAGCCTTCAATACCCCAATATGGGCAAAACCGCGAGCTCCTCCTGATCCTAATGCAAGTCCGATCTTTGGTCGAGAACTCCCCATATTACCCTCTCCTTGATATTATTTCTTTCACACTATAAAGATATGGTCTATTACTAACTTGTATACGTATAGTTATATTATGGACATGTTTTATGATTGCTACATATAAAGGAGGCCGCTACAATGTCGTTGTCTATGACCAAAACACTCATAT
Proteins encoded:
- a CDS encoding enoyl-CoA hydratase/isomerase family protein, translated to MEHIIVERDPNKVTWIQINREPIRNALNLDVMAEIHQALDNVEKDDSRVVIITGAGDRAFCSGGDLTSFQHLHTKEQAADMLFKMGQLLERIMFFPKITVAALNGTAVGGGSELAVACDFRVAVPHAKMGFIQGKLGITTGWGGGTILLHRIQPSYALEMLASARIYPVQELTQSNLVQAIITEPLRMGVLEWLSPILRQNENVLHAYKQRLLDQFDQVRIQKNIKKEIDECSSLWATKEHHEAVKGFLTGK
- the bshC gene encoding bacillithiol biosynthesis cysteine-adding enzyme BshC; translated protein: MEVIEIDVSNRQGFLNDYINGHHQAAQFFDYSLSDKGMYENRLDDLLSRSFQRAELADYFSSIHEPLLFTTEAKMQIEKLRQPNSVVVVGGQQAGLLTGPLYTVYKAISIIHLAKQKENELGIPVVPIFWIAGEDHDLDEIRYVYIEKNNRWKKHLYNDTSSNSASNIPLNKVEMEKWLTTVFESLPETIHTKSLSEKAIEFLNKAETITDFFKHFMNWLFGKEGLLLLDAHDPTIRELEQKYFQRMIEQVEKLQLCQQKGAKEFASAGYGEPIITEAENAHLFIEVEGERKRLDFQDNSFVIRGTDLTYSKLELSTLLKDSPEKFSNNVVTRPLMQEWLLPVLSFISGPGEVLYWATLKPVFEHFELKMPIVTPRIQLTFVPTTVSKWLKETNYDILPFLEGKSDTLREEWLSEVTEYPVQEVLDKVRSDIIEHHLPLRELAEQMDPTLERLSKKNLAILTEQIDFMERKMQSFVRQSHELTLSKFNETGRVLAPLNRPQERVFHPILLLNIIGEEGFDRLLSLELSHNQKHKLLYL
- a CDS encoding N-acetyltransferase encodes the protein MQKHEVKRLLVNYKTLEEFKNFREFGAAELSMKGDLEDNIIEDNSESPFYGIYYGKKLVARMSLYRIEGKYDRYFDPPQDYLELWKLEVLEPYRGQGYGAALVNFAKSLKLPIKTNGRQGSSDFWTHMGFEASTYQESRDRGESPFVWYPPGVHEQNSEENI
- a CDS encoding nucleotidyltransferase, producing MKAVGIVVEYNPFHNGHLYQVEQAKQATHADVVIAIMSASFLQRGEPAIVSKWFRTEMALSRGVDIVLELPYIYSTQKAETFANGAIAILKEVGVEYINFGSESGDVDSFNQLSDFMHEHKDEFDQLVKKHIKKGYSYPRATTAAFQDLHPASNMLSLTEPNNILGFHYIKAIRDQHASIKATTTLRKQAQYHDAFVTGHAIASATSIRKALMDKDINEISHVMPEETFSLLNEYQRSYQLLHTWEHYFNMLQYKILSTPLTELRSIYECEEGLEYRMKDLIKDSMSFTELMERFKTKRYTWTRLQRLLTHILTNTTKTEMEEACSTYKPPYIRLLGMTQNGRSYLNKTKSDREVPIITKFSKASGIQKQIEERVTNIYLSPLKKEHFIKEMKQEFSRSPIILNH
- a CDS encoding 2-dehydropantoate 2-reductase; the protein is MEVAIIGSGSIGMLVTYYLSTIKNQPISVFTNRQGQTDLINENGIKIIRGSEEAISKNIRATRVDSISVDREIDLLILTVKSYQVEDVLKQLSERNVKVNSILFMQNGMGHIEYFPKLEVAEIAVAVVEHGAIRKNDFTVHHTGIGAIRWSYVQKGTLIIENFFEYCFPSYFAVQHESSWEELLQKKLVVNACINSLTSLMEVKNGALIANKNCYSMLKMVFNEVMVALNVEDTTQHWNYVLEVCEKTANNKSSMFIDVTNNRKTEVDSIIGYLIRRAQESKVELSILPFLFQAIQAKEGKGE
- a CDS encoding SepM family pheromone-processing serine protease produces the protein MTSMIKKRWIFLILAFLFLHFYQLPYYYSQPGGAKVLDDVINVEGGFKEEEGSFMLTTVQMGKANLFFYAWAQLSPYRLLYPEEQIRYEGETDEEYQHRQLMAMDGSQVIAKINAYEKAGKTIEYDYKGVRVTSLIKGMPAYGLLKPGDHIIGVNGIEVLTSEQLIDLLQGMNLSDTVELTVMRDNQMESVELGFSKFPEEMNVPNDRVGIGIQAPITDRDVTFEPNVTIDTSQIGGPSAGLMFSLEIYNQLTEEDITKGYEVAGTGTINEEGTVGRIGGANQKVVAADRAGADFFFAPNEGGVANSNYQEAIEAAEDIGTSMKVIPIDHFDEALAFLQSLPPKN
- a CDS encoding patatin-like phospholipase family protein, encoding MGSSRPKIGLALGSGGARGFAHIGVLKALEKENIPVDYIAGSSMGALVGSLYGVGQKPEHLERFATLFRRKYFVDFIVPKLGFVAGQKAKEVIRMLAKDKKLEELSPPVAVVATDIKNGERVVLQSGDVATAVRASIAIPGIFVPEKVGDRLLVDGGVIDRVPVSVVREMGADITIAVDVSYFRTEPELHTIFDVIMQSMDIMAREMIRVTEFDSSVMIRPIVKQSSSLDFTEVDGLIRRGEEATMEKMKEIKSCIANWKENKNDIND
- a CDS encoding DUF3397 domain-containing protein, whose translation is MGDLLAWVIATIVTIPLLGWYVIYIANVKISKNKKKSIRRASDWTTVLFMIAVYFIMLELWAKSFLWIILALFFFIALIFTWIHWKLSGDIHIGKLFRGIWRFNFLLFFILYLLLCGFGLLYRILII
- a CDS encoding RsfA family transcriptional regulator, which produces MTTIRQDAWSTDEDLVLAEVVLRHIREGSTQLSAFEEVGDRLSRTSAACGFRWNSTIRKKYESAIALAKKQRTKNKKVTEQNEWEEETSREITEPVEKVVLQVKESDDIERLVPPTLTMEAVISFLGEYHESMKERVSKEEIEQLKSENVQLQKELERVKEEKKVMTEDYKALLSIMDRARKLSLYETSQET
- a CDS encoding YceD family protein; its protein translation is MKWSLQQLAIAKHKPFTFEETIELSNLKKLNPEIRSVYPVHVKGEVVYSGSLITFLLDVKGELILPCARTLADVRFSIDLQESVHFHPADEYVTTSVEQDDIHFFEGEMIDLIPAIEELILLEVPIQVFAEEGVEGPAPKSGKDWELFKHNEQKNRIDPRLADLAKFFEKE
- the rpmF gene encoding 50S ribosomal protein L32; translated protein: MAVPFRRTSKTRKNKRRTHYKLAVPGMVKCPECGEMKLAHRVCKECGTYKGQDVVSK